The DNA window AGATACACTGCGTCGCTTGGTGTTACGTGCAGAACCGCGACTATGCGATACCCGGCGAAGGTATCCCCGACAGACAGCGTCACGATGGTGTCTCTCGTCGGTGGATATGCGCGCCGGCCGGGATGAGGAGGGGCAGGTCACCAAACATCGATGGTGACAGACCGACCTCGCCGATGACGGCGAGCTGATTGCCGTGAAAGGCTTCTCCGCCGTCGCCGACTCGTATGTCGAGAACCGTTCCGGCGACCGGGGAGTGCACGATGACACTCCGGGCTCCGACACAACCCCCGGTAAGGACATCTCCCCTGAACAGAGGATCACCTGCGGCCACGTGATCACCCGGGCGGACATACCACTGCATGGCCCTGAGACCGGGGTCGTCGACCTTCGCGTGGGGGTTGATGCCGACGCTGACAGGTTGCTGATAGAGCTTGGGAAGGCAGATTCGGAACCCGTTCGGCAAGTGCAGCTTTGGTGGTTTCGGTGGTTGGGGTGCTGGTCGTCGACGACCGGATAGGGCGTCGACGAAATCTCGGCACGTGGGGAAGCGCTGAGCGGGATCCTTGTGGAGGGCGCGCCGCAGGGCGTCGTCGACCCATGGTGGAACGTCAGGGCGTACGTGCGACAGGACCGGCGTCGGGCCGTTCAGCGTTCCGGTGACCTGCTCGTGCCACGTGCTTCCGAATGGTCGATGACCTGCGAGTAGCTCGAATACCGTGCACGCCAAAGCGAACTGGTCGCTGCGATGGTCGCGGGCGCCATCCTGCACGAATTCAGGCGACGGATGATCGGGCAATGTCGGTCGTGTGAGCTCAGTCGACAGCGCGAGTCCGAGGCACCACCCGTTGTCCAGTCCGGCCAACGTCACCTCCGTGTTCGTAGCCGAGTCGCTGATGTAGATACACCGAGCGCCGACGTTGCCGTGAGCGATGGACTGTCGGTGCAGGGCGTCGAGCGCATCGGCGACCATCCCCGTCCAGGTGATGACGTCGGCGACGTCGAGCCGGCCACGCTCGGCAAGCAGGGCACTCGCCGTGCGCCCCTCGGCGAACTGCGATGCGACCCACAGGCCGCGGTCGTCATCCAAACCTGTCGCGCTGAGCCTGGCCAGTCCCACGTCCGGTGTCACCGACGTGGTGATGACCTGCGGGGCGTCGAAGAACCAGTTGTTGCGCAGTGAGATTCGGTGTTCGGTCCGAACACGCGGAGCACTTCGTCGCGAAGACTCTGCGGATGGGATACGAGGTACACCTCGTCCTCCGATTCGGAGGGTAGCGGCGCCACGATGCGATATCCGGCGAAGGTGTCACCAGGTGCGAGCGACATACTGACCATCCCCTTGATCGGATGATCTCCAAGCTAGATCACCGGATGCGACGGCGTGCCGCGGAGCGCGGACAGTGGCCTGTTCGGCCGACAGGCGGAGACGTCGCAGATGAGCACCGTCATCTGCGACGTGCGTGCGATAATCCGGCGGTGAACAGCGGTGTGCCCCGGGAGGTGACGATCGCCGTCGGCGCTGCGGCCCTCGGCGCGCGAGCGGTCGTCGCCACCGCGGGGCTGGCGGCGATCGCGGCACGGGTCAGTCTCCGGCTCCCGGTCATCGGGCCGATCGGCCGCCGTGCCGTGGACCGTCTGTCGGTTGAGGGCGAATACGTCATAGCCGACGTCCTGCCGGTGGCCGTCGAGCGTGGTAAACGGCTTGTGGCCGCGGTCATCACTGCGATCGTCGCCGAACTCGATCTCACGACCCTGGTGCGCGAACACGCCGATCTCAACGCCATCGCAGCCGATCTCGACATCGAGGCCATCCTGGACCGCGTCGATCTCAATGCAGTCATCGCCGAGCGGGTGAACCTCGACGCCGCGGTCGGACTCGTCGACCTCGACGTGGTGGCCGGCGGCATCGACATCGACGCGATCGCCGCCCGGATCGACATCGACGCCATCCTTGGTCGCGTCGACCTGATCGGGCTGGCCGAAGAGGTCATCGACGGGGTCGACCTCACCGACATCATCCGTGACGCCAGCACTTCGGTCACCGCCGATGTGATGACCGACGTCCGCGGCACCTCCGAACGCGCCGATGACGCCGTCGCCAACGCGATCAACCGCATCCTGCGGCGCCGAGTAGCCGACGGTGCGGCCGACGGGCAGGTGCCCGGTGAGTGAGTCGCCCGGCACGCCACAGGGCAAGCGGCACAACACGACTCACCACCCAGTGGTGCTCGATCGCGACAAGAGCGCGGGCATCGTCAGCCGAGGTATCGCCGCGATCATCGACCTGGCGGTGGTCGGCACCATCCTGGGTGGCGGCTATCTGGCGGTGACGCTCGCCCGACTCCTGCTCAGCGTGCAGGACTTCAGCTTCCCGCACCCGCACATCGTCTTCACCGCCACCGGATTCATCGTGGTGTCCGTGCTGTACCTGACCGCGTGCTGGGCGGTGTCGGGACGCACGCTCGGCTGCGTGGTCATGGGTCTGCGCGTCGTCGGGCGCAAAGGTGGCCGGATGCGGCCCGTCGTCGCGCTGCTTCGCGCCCTGATCTGTACGTTCTTGCCGATCGGCCTGGCGTGGGCGGCAGTCCACTCCCAGCGCCGGGCGGTCGCCGACATCGTGCTGCGCACCCGCGTGGTGTACTCGCGCTGACGCTGGATACCCGCGCGTGAATTGGTGCCCCATCTCTGAGGGTGGGGCATCGCATATAGTGCGTTGCACCACCCTCACCGGCCCCCGAAAACGCATCGCCGCTCAGCGGACGGGTCCACCCTCGACCGCCGTCCCGGGCTGGGAGCGATCCGGGTGAACGACGAATGCTCGGCGGAGGTTGACCTACCGTGGGGGCGTGGCGACCAACGGGCGTGTGGGAGCGATCGGACTGCGGGATCTGATCGTCGACGACGGAACCTGGGAATCGTGGGATCACCCGCCCGACGAGCCGGTGGACGCCGACGCGGGGTATGCCGACGACCTCGAGCGTGCCCGTGAGCGATCCGGGTGCGACGAGTCGGTCATCACCGGCGTCGGACGGGTCGGCGGGCGGACGGTGGTGCTCATCGTCAGCGAGTTCGCCTTCCTCGGCGGGTCCATCGGAGCTGCCGCGGGAAACCGTGTGGTGCAAGCGCTTCGACGGGCCACTTCCGCAGGGTTGCCGGTGCTGGCGATGCCCGCCTCGGGTGGTACCCGGATGCAGGAGGGGACCCCCGCGTTTCTGCAGATGGTCGCGATCACCGGCGCGGTCACCGCGCACAAGGCGGCCGGGCTGGCCTACCTGGTGTACCTGCGGCACCCGACCACCGGTGGTGTCTTCGCCTCCTGGGGGTCGCTGGGCCACGTCACGTGGGCACAGCCGGGTGCTCTCGTCGGGTTCCTCGGGCCGCGTGTCTACGAGGGCCTGTATGGCGAGCCGTTCCCGGCCGGTGTGCAGACGGCCGAGAATCTTTCCCACATCCAGCTCGTCGACGCAGTCCTCGACGCGAAGACACTGCGCAACGTCCTCGGTTTGGTGCTCGGTCTCCTCGAGAAATCGGGAGCGGCGCACCACCCATCCGTCCGCAGAGAAACCGCGGTGCCCGACATCGACGCCTGGACGGCGGTGCAGGCGACCCGAGAGACGCGCCGCGCGGGGGTGATCGAGCTGCTGGGCGCGGGTGAGTCGGTGATCCTGAACTCCGGCCCGATGCGACTCGCGTTGAGTCGCTTCGGGAATCGCGTTGCGGTGGTGATCGGGCAGGATCGTGCCGCGCAGGCCGATGGGCAGTTGATCGCAGCTCGGCATCTTCGGGTGGCGCGTCGCGGACTCGCGATGGCCGCCGATCTGGGTCTACCGGTGATCACCGTCATCGACACGCCGGGTGCCGAGTTGTCCGCGTCGGCCGAGGAGGACGGGCTCGCCGCCGAGATAGCGCGCTGCACAGCGGAATTGATCGACGTGGCGGTGCCCACGGTGTCGGTGCTGCTGGGGCAGGGCGGCGGTGGTGCGGCGCTGGCCTTGTTCCCCGCCGATCGTCGGGTCGCCCGCCACGATGCCTGGCTGTCGCCCTTGCCGCCGGAAGGGGCGAGCCTCATCGTCCACCGCGACACCGACCACGCCGCGGATCTCGCGAGGCGTCAGGGCATCCTCGCGGCCGAGTTGGCGCGGTCCGGGGTCATCGACGAGCTGATCGGCCCGACCGGCGACATCTCTGCGCGGATCGCGGAAACGCTGATGCGACAACTTGATTCGATCGCCGGACCGGACTTCGCGGCACGTACCCGGGTGCCCGGGAGTGGGCGATGAGCAGGCGGGTGGTGGCCGTCGGCGCGGTGATCGTCGATGACGCCGGACGAATTCTGTTGGTACTGAGGAAAAACGAGCCACAGGCCGGCTATTGGAGTCTGCCCGGCGGCAAGGTCGAGCCGGGGGAGACGGCCGTCGACGCGGTGGTGCGGGAAGTCGCCGAGGAAACCGGGTTGCAGATCGACGTGCTCGAACGGGCCTGGGTCGTCGAGATCCCCTACCGAGGTGGGACGGGGACAGACGACATCGTCTTCGAGGTCCACGACTTCCGGGCCGGCGTACGGTCGGGCACCCTGCGCGCCGGTGATGACGCAGCCGAC is part of the Gordonia bronchialis DSM 43247 genome and encodes:
- a CDS encoding protein kinase domain-containing protein → MTPDVGLARLSATGLDDDRGLWVASQFAEGRTASALLAERGRLDVADVITWTGMVADALDALHRQSIAHGNVGARCIYISDSATNTEVTLAGLDNGWCLGLALSTELTRPTLPDHPSPEFVQDGARDHRSDQFALACTVFELLAGHRPFGSTWHEQVTGTLNGPTPVLSHVRPDVPPWVDDALRRALHKDPAQRFPTCRDFVDALSGRRRPAPQPPKPPKLHLPNGFRICLPKLYQQPVSVGINPHAKVDDPGLRAMQWYVRPGDHVAAGDPLFRGDVLTGGCVGARSVIVHSPVAGTVLDIRVGDGGEAFHGNQLAVIGEVGLSPSMFGDLPLLIPAGAHIHRRETPS
- a CDS encoding RDD family protein — its product is MSESPGTPQGKRHNTTHHPVVLDRDKSAGIVSRGIAAIIDLAVVGTILGGGYLAVTLARLLLSVQDFSFPHPHIVFTATGFIVVSVLYLTACWAVSGRTLGCVVMGLRVVGRKGGRMRPVVALLRALICTFLPIGLAWAAVHSQRRAVADIVLRTRVVYSR
- a CDS encoding carboxyl transferase domain-containing protein, with the protein product MATNGRVGAIGLRDLIVDDGTWESWDHPPDEPVDADAGYADDLERARERSGCDESVITGVGRVGGRTVVLIVSEFAFLGGSIGAAAGNRVVQALRRATSAGLPVLAMPASGGTRMQEGTPAFLQMVAITGAVTAHKAAGLAYLVYLRHPTTGGVFASWGSLGHVTWAQPGALVGFLGPRVYEGLYGEPFPAGVQTAENLSHIQLVDAVLDAKTLRNVLGLVLGLLEKSGAAHHPSVRRETAVPDIDAWTAVQATRETRRAGVIELLGAGESVILNSGPMRLALSRFGNRVAVVIGQDRAAQADGQLIAARHLRVARRGLAMAADLGLPVITVIDTPGAELSASAEEDGLAAEIARCTAELIDVAVPTVSVLLGQGGGGAALALFPADRRVARHDAWLSPLPPEGASLIVHRDTDHAADLARRQGILAAELARSGVIDELIGPTGDISARIAETLMRQLDSIAGPDFAARTRVPGSGR
- a CDS encoding NUDIX domain-containing protein, which translates into the protein MSRRVVAVGAVIVDDAGRILLVLRKNEPQAGYWSLPGGKVEPGETAVDAVVREVAEETGLQIDVLERAWVVEIPYRGGTGTDDIVFEVHDFRAGVRSGTLRAGDDAADAAWFAPAELTSIPVTARLLDFLTAAGVLDRRPPPD